Proteins from one Falco naumanni isolate bFalNau1 chromosome 10, bFalNau1.pat, whole genome shotgun sequence genomic window:
- the LOC121095162 gene encoding oxysterol-binding protein 1 isoform X1, with translation MAELRAAAAGPGPAALPGPMALPVGPSTAPALPSPAAAGGGAGPGAGPAATAAAAGGGGGGGGGAGAGGAGAGSAREGWLFKWTNYIKGYQRRWFVLSNGLLSYYRSKAEMRHTCRGTINLATANITVEDSCNFIISNGGAQTYHLKASSEVERQRWVTALELAKAKAVKMLEESDDSGDESVSQTDKTELQSTLRTLSSKVEDLSTCNDLIAKHGTALQRSLSELETLRLPAESTEKIKQVNERATLFRITSNAMINACRDFLMLAQTHSKKWQKSLQHERDQRIRLEETLEQLAKQHNHLERAFRGATVLPAGASGTGGSAKDPCCPAKGDLSDEDDDNEFFDAPEIITMPESMGHKRTGSNISGTSSDISLDEQYKHQVEDTKKEKRTRIPYKPNYSLNLWSIMKNCIGKELSKIPMPVNFNEPLSMLQRLTEDLEYHELLDRAAKCESSLEQLCYVAAFTVSSYSTTVFRTSKPFNPLLGETFELDRLEENGYRSLCEQVSHHPPAAAHHADSKHGWTLRQEIKITSKFRGKYLSIMPLGTIHCIFHSSGNHYTWKKVTTTVHNIIVGKLWIDQSGEIEIVNHKTGDKCNLKFVPYSYFSRDVARKVTGEVTDPTGKVHFVLLGTWDEKMDCYKVMLGAGENGAEGRQRAHEAEDSRVLLWKRNPLPKYAENMYYFSELALTLNAPESGTAPTDSRWRPDQRLMENGRWDEANAEKQRLEEKQRISRKRREAEAARATEDGKKGASGPHAAPCLAPPTALTPPSVPQAPPHDPYKPLWFERKKDPVTQELAHVYKGGYWESKEKQDWSLCPDIF, from the exons aTGGCGGAGCTGCGCGCGGCGGCCGCGGGtcccggcccggcggcgctgcccggccccATGGCACTGCCAGTGGGGCCTAGCAcggcccctgccctgccctcaccggcggcggcgggcggcggggcgggcccgggggcgggcccggcggcaacagcggcggcggcagggggcggcggcggtggtggtggtggcgccggggcgggcggcgctggGGCCGGTTCGGCCCGCGAGGGCTGGCTCTTCAAGTGGACCAACTACATCAAGGGCTACCAGCGCCGCTGGTTCGTGCTCAGCAACGGCCTCCTCAGCTATTACCG CTCCAAGGCGGAGATGCGGCACACCTGCCGCGGCACCATCAACCTGGCCACGGCCAACATCACCGTGGAGGACTCCTGCAACTTCATCATCTCCAATGGCGGGGCCCAGACCTACCACCTGAAGGCCAGCTCGGAGGTGGAGCGGCAGCGCTGGGTCACTGCGCTGGAGCTGGCCAAGGCCAAAGCTGTCAAGATGCTGGAGGAGTCAG ATGACTCCGGCGACGAGTCGGTGTCACAGACGGACAAGACGGAGCTGCAGAGTACACTGCGCACCCTGTCCAGCAAGGTGGAGGATCTGAGTACCTGCAACGACCTGATCGCCAAGCACGGCACGGCCCTGCAGCGCTCCCTTAGCGAGCTGGAGACCCTCCGGCTGCCAGCCGAGAGCACTGAGAAGATTAAGCAGGTGAACGAGCGAGCCACCCTCTTCCGCATCACCTCCAATGCCATGATCAAC GCCTGCCGGGATTTTTTGATGCTGGCCCAGACCCACAGCAAGAAGTGGCAGAAATCGCTGCAGCATGAACGGGACCAGCGTATCCGACTGGAGGAGACGCTGGAGCAGCTGGCCAAGCAGCACAACCACCTGGAGAGGGCCTTCCGTGGTGCCACCGTCCTGCCTGCTGGTGCATCTGGCACCGGTGGCTCTGCCAAAG ATCCATGCTGTCCTGCGAAAGGAGACTTGAGTGATGAGGATGATGACAACGAGTTCTTTGATGCCCCAGAGATCATCACCATGCCGGAGAGCATGGGCCACAA GCGCACCGGCAGCAACATCAGCGGCACCAGCAGTGACATCAGCCTGGACGAGCAG TACAAGCACCAGGTAGAGGACACCAAGAAGGAGAAGAGAACCCGCATCCCCTACAAACCCAACTACAGCCTCAACCTCTGGAGCATCATGAAAAACTGCATCGGGAAGGAGTTGTCCAAGATCCCTATGCCG GTGAACTTCAACGAGCCCCTGTCTATGCTCCAGCGCCTGACAGAGGATCTGGAGTACCATGAGCTGCTCGACCGGGCAGCCAAGTGTGAGAGCTCGCTGGAGCAACTGTGCTACGTGGCCGCCTTTACCGTCTCATCCTACTCCACCACCGTCTTCCGCACCAGCAAACCCTTCAACCCCCTCCTTGGGGAGACCTTTGAGCTGGATCGCCTGGAGGAGAATGGCTACCGCTCCCTCTGTGAGCAG GTGAGCCAccacccaccagctgctgcccaccatGCTGACTCCAAGCACGGTTGGACGCTTCGCCAGGAAATCAAAATCACCAGCAAGTTTCGGGGCAAATACCTCTCCATCATGCCTCTGG GTACCATCCACTGCATCTTCCACTCTTCCGGCAACCACTACACATGGAAAAAAGTCACCACCACCGTGCACAACATCATCGTGGGCAAGCTCTGGATAGACCAG TCGGGTGAAATAGAGATCGTCAATCACAAGACGGGTGACAAGTGCAACCTCAAGTTCGTTCCTTACAGCTACTTCTCACGGGATGTGGCGAGGAAG GTCACTGGGGAGGTGACAGACCCCACGGGGAAGGTTCATTTTGTCCTGCTGGGCACCTGGGATGAGAAGATGGACTGCTACAAGGTgatgctgggtgctggggaaaACGGAGCCGAGGGGCGTCAGAGGGCCCATGAAGCCGAGGACAGCCGGGTGCTGCTGTGGAAGAGGAACCCGCTCCC GAAGTACGCGGAGAACATGTACTACTTCTCGGAGCTGGCACTGACGCTTAATGCCCCCGAGAGCGGCACGGCACCCACCGACAGCCGCTGGCGCCCCGACCAGCGCCTGATGGAGAACGGCCGCTGGGACGAGGCCAACGCCGAGAAGCAGCggctggaggagaagcagcgCATCTCCCGCAAGAGGCGTGAGGCCGAGGCTGCCAGGGCCACCGAGGATGGTAAGAAAGGGGCCAGTGGCCCCCacgctgctccctgcctggccccccCCACGGCCCTCACCCCTCCCTCTGtcccccaggcccccccccACGACCCCTACAAGCCGCTGTGGTTTGAGCGCAAGAAGGACCCGGTCACCCAGGAGCTGGCACACGTCTACAAGGGTGGCTACTGGGAGAGCAAAGAGAAGCAGGACTGGAGCTTGTGCCCGGACATTTTCTGA
- the LOC121095162 gene encoding oxysterol-binding protein 1 isoform X2 — MAELRAAAAGPGPAALPGPMALPVGPSTAPALPSPAAAGGGAGPGAGPAATAAAAGGGGGGGGGAGAGGAGAGSAREGWLFKWTNYIKGYQRRWFVLSNGLLSYYRSKAEMRHTCRGTINLATANITVEDSCNFIISNGGAQTYHLKASSEVERQRWVTALELAKAKAVKMLEESDDSGDESVSQTDKTELQSTLRTLSSKVEDLSTCNDLIAKHGTALQRSLSELETLRLPAESTEKIKQVNERATLFRITSNAMINACRDFLMLAQTHSKKWQKSLQHERDQRIRLEETLEQLAKQHNHLERAFRGATVLPAGASGTGGSAKDPCCPAKGDLSDEDDDNEFFDAPEIITMPESMGHKRTGSNISGTSSDISLDEQYKHQVEDTKKEKRTRIPYKPNYSLNLWSIMKNCIGKELSKIPMPVNFNEPLSMLQRLTEDLEYHELLDRAAKCESSLEQLCYVAAFTVSSYSTTVFRTSKPFNPLLGETFELDRLEENGYRSLCEQVSHHPPAAAHHADSKHGWTLRQEIKITSKFRGKYLSIMPLGTIHCIFHSSGNHYTWKKVTTTVHNIIVGKLWIDQSGEIEIVNHKTGDKCNLKFVPYSYFSRDVARKVTGEVTDPTGKVHFVLLGTWDEKMDCYKVMLGAGENGAEGRQRAHEAEDSRVLLWKRNPLPKYAENMYYFSELALTLNAPESGTAPTDSRWRPDQRLMENGRWDEANAEKQRLEEKQRISRKRREAEAARATEDGPPHDPYKPLWFERKKDPVTQELAHVYKGGYWESKEKQDWSLCPDIF; from the exons aTGGCGGAGCTGCGCGCGGCGGCCGCGGGtcccggcccggcggcgctgcccggccccATGGCACTGCCAGTGGGGCCTAGCAcggcccctgccctgccctcaccggcggcggcgggcggcggggcgggcccgggggcgggcccggcggcaacagcggcggcggcagggggcggcggcggtggtggtggtggcgccggggcgggcggcgctggGGCCGGTTCGGCCCGCGAGGGCTGGCTCTTCAAGTGGACCAACTACATCAAGGGCTACCAGCGCCGCTGGTTCGTGCTCAGCAACGGCCTCCTCAGCTATTACCG CTCCAAGGCGGAGATGCGGCACACCTGCCGCGGCACCATCAACCTGGCCACGGCCAACATCACCGTGGAGGACTCCTGCAACTTCATCATCTCCAATGGCGGGGCCCAGACCTACCACCTGAAGGCCAGCTCGGAGGTGGAGCGGCAGCGCTGGGTCACTGCGCTGGAGCTGGCCAAGGCCAAAGCTGTCAAGATGCTGGAGGAGTCAG ATGACTCCGGCGACGAGTCGGTGTCACAGACGGACAAGACGGAGCTGCAGAGTACACTGCGCACCCTGTCCAGCAAGGTGGAGGATCTGAGTACCTGCAACGACCTGATCGCCAAGCACGGCACGGCCCTGCAGCGCTCCCTTAGCGAGCTGGAGACCCTCCGGCTGCCAGCCGAGAGCACTGAGAAGATTAAGCAGGTGAACGAGCGAGCCACCCTCTTCCGCATCACCTCCAATGCCATGATCAAC GCCTGCCGGGATTTTTTGATGCTGGCCCAGACCCACAGCAAGAAGTGGCAGAAATCGCTGCAGCATGAACGGGACCAGCGTATCCGACTGGAGGAGACGCTGGAGCAGCTGGCCAAGCAGCACAACCACCTGGAGAGGGCCTTCCGTGGTGCCACCGTCCTGCCTGCTGGTGCATCTGGCACCGGTGGCTCTGCCAAAG ATCCATGCTGTCCTGCGAAAGGAGACTTGAGTGATGAGGATGATGACAACGAGTTCTTTGATGCCCCAGAGATCATCACCATGCCGGAGAGCATGGGCCACAA GCGCACCGGCAGCAACATCAGCGGCACCAGCAGTGACATCAGCCTGGACGAGCAG TACAAGCACCAGGTAGAGGACACCAAGAAGGAGAAGAGAACCCGCATCCCCTACAAACCCAACTACAGCCTCAACCTCTGGAGCATCATGAAAAACTGCATCGGGAAGGAGTTGTCCAAGATCCCTATGCCG GTGAACTTCAACGAGCCCCTGTCTATGCTCCAGCGCCTGACAGAGGATCTGGAGTACCATGAGCTGCTCGACCGGGCAGCCAAGTGTGAGAGCTCGCTGGAGCAACTGTGCTACGTGGCCGCCTTTACCGTCTCATCCTACTCCACCACCGTCTTCCGCACCAGCAAACCCTTCAACCCCCTCCTTGGGGAGACCTTTGAGCTGGATCGCCTGGAGGAGAATGGCTACCGCTCCCTCTGTGAGCAG GTGAGCCAccacccaccagctgctgcccaccatGCTGACTCCAAGCACGGTTGGACGCTTCGCCAGGAAATCAAAATCACCAGCAAGTTTCGGGGCAAATACCTCTCCATCATGCCTCTGG GTACCATCCACTGCATCTTCCACTCTTCCGGCAACCACTACACATGGAAAAAAGTCACCACCACCGTGCACAACATCATCGTGGGCAAGCTCTGGATAGACCAG TCGGGTGAAATAGAGATCGTCAATCACAAGACGGGTGACAAGTGCAACCTCAAGTTCGTTCCTTACAGCTACTTCTCACGGGATGTGGCGAGGAAG GTCACTGGGGAGGTGACAGACCCCACGGGGAAGGTTCATTTTGTCCTGCTGGGCACCTGGGATGAGAAGATGGACTGCTACAAGGTgatgctgggtgctggggaaaACGGAGCCGAGGGGCGTCAGAGGGCCCATGAAGCCGAGGACAGCCGGGTGCTGCTGTGGAAGAGGAACCCGCTCCC GAAGTACGCGGAGAACATGTACTACTTCTCGGAGCTGGCACTGACGCTTAATGCCCCCGAGAGCGGCACGGCACCCACCGACAGCCGCTGGCGCCCCGACCAGCGCCTGATGGAGAACGGCCGCTGGGACGAGGCCAACGCCGAGAAGCAGCggctggaggagaagcagcgCATCTCCCGCAAGAGGCGTGAGGCCGAGGCTGCCAGGGCCACCGAGGATGG ccccccccACGACCCCTACAAGCCGCTGTGGTTTGAGCGCAAGAAGGACCCGGTCACCCAGGAGCTGGCACACGTCTACAAGGGTGGCTACTGGGAGAGCAAAGAGAAGCAGGACTGGAGCTTGTGCCCGGACATTTTCTGA